TGCCGATGCGCACGTGGTGCTGATGCTGACCGCCAACGCGACCGGCGACCCGAGCTGGCCCGACCGCCCGATCTAACTTCCTTCAGGAACTCACCATGCCGACGATGCAACGCCGGGCCTTTCTGGCCGCCGGCTCTACAGCCCTGCTCGCTTCGTTTCGACCGGCGTGGGCGGCCTACCCCGACAAGCCCGTGAAGCTCATCGTGCCGTGGGCCGCCGGCGGCAGCACCGACGCCATTGCACGGGCGATGGCGCAGCGCATGAGCCAGACCCTCGGCAGCCCGGTGATCGTGGACAACCGGCCCGGTGCCGCCGGCATGATCGGCACCGACGCGGCGGCCAAGGCCGCGCCCGACGGCTACACCATTGCCATCGTCGAGCTGCCGCATGCGATTGCGCCGGCCGTGACAGCGAAGCTGCCCTACGACCTGCTGCGCGACTTCACGCCCGTGACCATGATCGGCACCTCGCCGCTGGTGTTCTTCGCGGGCATGGACGACGACAGCAAGGACTTCAAGACCTTCCTGAAGACCGCGGCTGCAAAGAGTGCGCCGCCGGCCATCGCGCACAGCGGCGCGGGCACGGTGAGCCATCTTGCGGCCGAACTGCTGGCGAGCCGCACGAAGATCAGGTTCAACATGGTCCCGTACCGCGGCTCGGCGCCCGCGCTCACCGACGTGGCGGCGGGCACGGTGGCGGGGCACTTCGCGACGCTGGCCAGTGGCTCCAGCCTGCTGGGCGCCAACCGCATCCGCCCGCTGCTGGTGACGAGCACGCAGCGCGTGACGAACATTCCCGGCCTGCAGAACGTGCCTGCGCTGGCGGAGAACGGGCTCAAGGGCCTGGAGATCGACCAGTGGTGGGCCATGGTGGCGCCGGCCACCACGCCGCTCGACGTGATCGAGAAGCTGCGCCGCGAGGCCATCGCCGCGCTCGACCATCCGTCGGTGAAAGAGCGCCTGTCGGTGTTGGGCGTGCAGATGAAAGGCTCGACGCCGGCGGAGCTGCGCGCCTTCCTGCGCTCGGAGGCCGAGCGCTGGCAGAAGGCCGCGCACGAGATCGGCCTGCAGCCGCAATAAGCGGGCTGAACAGGCTGGGCCTTACTTCGCGTCGCTGTAGACCGTGGCGCGCGACACGCCCATGTGCGCCGCGGCAATCTCGGCGCCGCGGCGAACCTCCAGCAGGCCCGCCTTCTTCAGCTCCTGCACGAGCTGCTTGCGGTCGGCCGGCTTCAGCGAGCGCGAAGTGGTCGCGCGCGTGGCCGCGAAATCGTCGATGCGCGCGTGGATGCGGTCCGAGTGGTTGCCGCCGGCCTCGATGTGCTCGTGCACTTCCTTGTCGTCGATCTTCGTGAATTGCGAGATCGCGGCCTGGAAGCTCTGGAACAGCGTGAGGTCGACGTTGAGGCACAGCGCCGCCACGTACTCGCCGCTGTCGTCCTTGATGCCGATGGACGTGCTCTTGACCTTGCGGCCGTCGGGAAAGGTGTTGGCGTAGTTCGCGATCACCGCCGGAAACTCCGGGTCTTGGATGCGCGCGAGACCCAGCTCCGTGACTGACTGGCCGACCTCCCGGCCGCTGAGGCTGTTCTCGATGGCGTAGATCGCGTTCTTCGGGTTGCTCAGGTCGTGCACCACGACTTCACAGAAGGGCGCAAAGGTCTGGCCCAGGCCTTCGGCCATGTTGCGCAGCATCTCCAGGACCTGCTTGTTCGACTTTTTCTTCATGCCGAGGAATGTATCCAGCTCTGGACGAACAATCCAATTTATACAAAAAGTATAGTGTTGGATGTATTATCCAGTTTTGATCAGGAGCCGCGAATGACCGCGAGAGAACGCGCACGCTATGTCGACCCCCGTACCGGCAGGCACTACGACCTGTCCGAACGCCGATGGCGCTCGGACGACGGCCATCCGATGATGGTCACGCCGCTGCCCGGCATCTCGCGCGACGACATCGATTCGCGCACCCGCTCGCTGTGGCGCTACCGCGCGGCGCTGCCCGTGGCAATCGACAAGCCCGCGAGCATGGGCGAAGGCTGCACGCCGCTGGTGCAGAAGCGCTGGGGCAGCCTCGAGCCGTACTTCAAGCTCGAGTGGTTTAACCCGACTTGCAGCTTCAAGGACCGCGGCGCGGCGGTGATGATGTCCTTCCTGCGCCAGATCGGCGTCGATGCAGTGCTGGAAGACAGCTCGGGCAATGGCGGCGCGGCCATTGCCGCTGCGGGCGCGGCAGCTGGAATGCGTGTGAAGGTGCTCGCGCCGAGCTACACGCCCGCGCCGAAGGTGGCGCAGATCCGGGCCTTCGGCGCCGAAGTTCAACTGGTGCCGGGGCCGCGCGAAGAGTCGGAATACGAGGCGGTGCGGCAGTCGGAATCGATCTTCTATGCGAGCCACAACTGGCATCCGTTCTTCCTGCAGGGTACGAAGACGCTGGCGTACGAACTGTGGGAAGACCTGGGCTTTGTCGCGCCCGACAACGTCGTGATTCCGACCGGGGCGGGCAGCAACGTGCTCGGCTGCTGGATCGGCTTCAAGGAGCTGCTGGCGGCGGGGCAGATCACGAAGCTGCCGCGCATTTTTGTCGCCCAGCCACTGAACTGCTCGCCGATCGATGCGAGCTTCACCGCCGGAGTCGACACGCTGGTGGACCGTGTCGTGCAGCCGACCATTGCCGAAGGCACTGCGATCAAGCGGCCCGTGCGGCTTCAGGAAATCCTGCAGGCGCTGCGCGAGACGAACGGCAAGACCGTTGCGCTGACCGAGGAGCAGATTGCGGCGGCGGTGCGCCGGCTGGCGGAGAGCGGGCTCTATGCGGAGCCGACCTCCGCCTCGGCCGCGGCAGCCATCGACGTGTTGGCGCAGCGCGGCGACATCAAGGCAGGCGAGACGACGGTGGCTTTGTTGACCGGCACAGGCTTGAAGTCGACGCAGTTCATGACCGAGCTGTTTGGCGGCGCTGCCGCCGCCTAGCCGATCAGTGGCTTACTTCCACTTCCAGCCGACGCCGGCGTTGAAGCCCCATTCCTTGCCCGTGGTCGAAACGCCCGCGCCCCAGGAAATCCTGCCGTCGTCGGTCAGGGCCTTGAAGGTCAGGGCAAGAGCGCTGTAGCCCTTGTAGCTGCCGAGACCAACGCCAACGGTCTTCTCGCCGGGGGACAGCGTCGGCAGGTAAGTGCCTGACATGGCGAAGGCCATGGCCGTGCCCGAGTAGGCGATGCGGGCCACGTCGCCGACCTGGCTCTGCACCTGATTCAGTTGGTTCAGATTGACCGCATCGGTTGGCAGCACACCCGGCGCCACGTTGCCGATGCGCGTGCCGCCCGGTGCCTGCCCGTTGCCCAGCGTGACCTGGTTGTAGTTGACCGAGCCGTCCGGGTTGGTCGCGTACTGCACGCTGCTGGCCTTCACGGTGGCTGCGGATGCCTTGAGTTGTGCGATGTTGGTCGCATCGCTGTCGGCCGTGCCGGCTGCCACGCCCGTGATCTGGCGGTACTGGCCGTTGGCCGCATCGCCCACCGACACCGCTGCCTGTGTGCTGGTGGTCGCCTTGACAGCCGTCCGGTGTTCCGTCGGCGTATTGCCCGGTATGTATCCGGCCACGCCCGCTGCGGTGGAGGCCACCGAGCCCGCGCCCAGTGCGACGCCGCCGCTTTGCTGCGTGATGGCGCCGAAGCCGATGGCCGTGCCCTTGGAGATGTTCGGCGCCTGGCTCAGTGGCGTGCCGCCGGCGTCTGCGCCGTCACCCAGGGCCACGCCACCACCACCCGCGCGGGCATTGGCGCCGATCGCCTGCGAGCCCGTGGCCAGCGCCCCAGTACCGATGGCGATTGCGTTCAGACCCGTGGCCTGTGCACCGCTGCCGGCCGCGAAGGAGTTGGTGCCGCTGGCCACAGACAGCGGGCCGATCGCTACCGCTTTCTGGCCGCTGGCCACCGAATCGCCAGCCGTCGAATTGGTGTGGAAGTACTTGGTGCCCTTGTCGTTGATCGTGTTGACCGTCGTGCTCAGGCCGCCGAGATTGCTGTTGGTTGTGTTCAGGCTCGTCGAGAGATTGCCGACGCCGGTCGAGAGGCTGCTGATGCTGCTGGTTGCGGTATTCAGGCTCGTCAGGACGGACGTGGACAAGCTGTCGACGCGGCTGTTGACGCTGCCCAGTCCCGTGGAAGTCGAGGTCGACAGGCTCGCAACGGAGTTGTTCGTTGCGATCAAGCTGGTGGACAGGCTGGCCACGTTGCTGTTCGTCGTGTCCAGGCTGGTGGACAACGAAGCGGTCGCCGTCGATAGCTGACTGACATTGACGGCGTCCGTCGGAGCACCGCCCGCTGCAACATTGGTGAGCCTGCGTTCGCTGCCGGCAGCCCCCATCGACACTTCACCAGCCGGCGTTGCACCGGAGATTGCAGCACCGGGGAAGGGTGTGTAGCCGGCTGTGCCTTGCAATGCAGCAAGCGAATCCGCCGTCTTGCTGGCTGCCCCGATGGCCACGCTGCTGTCGTACTTGGCGTCAGCCCCGTTGCCAAGAGCCGCGCTGCTTTGGCCGGCTGCGGTCGCAGCTGCGCCGATCGCAACCGAGTTCAGGCTTTGAGCTTGAGCGCCAAATCCCAGTGCGGTGCTTCCGACGCCGGACGCATTTGCCGAGAGGCCAAACGCGCTGGCCCACTGACCGGCTGTACCGGAGAAGCCGAAAACAGCGGCCCCGTTTCCAGTCCCTTGGGAATAAGTCCCGAACACCGACACCGCATCCAGACCGTTGCCGCTCGTGTTGCAACCGAGGATGTTGGACCACGGTCCGGTTCCATCGACCGGTTGAGCGTTTGTTCCGCTAACGGTCACCTGTCCGATGGTTGCCGTGGTTGTGGAGTTGCAGTCGGTCGGCGCATAGGTGGATGCGCTGGCATCCGATGTCGCCATCTGCAGGCCGGCAGCCAGAATTGCGCTGACTACTGCCGACAGCCTGAAGCTGCCACGATACAAATTATTCATAACAATTGATAAAGAAAAGGAAATCTAAAAATCTGCGGCCAAAAGGCGGATCTGTGCGCGCAAAAAATTGCGATTTGATTTGCGGCATGAATTCCGGAGAGCCCGCGGCAGAGGGGCGTCTCCTGCTGCGCATGAGCGCATGTGATGTCGGCTGAATGCCGCGCCTCATGCTTCCCGTACTCCGCTATGACCTTTTAGGCCGCGGAATGTATCGACTGACGATCGAATTGGACAATGACGTTTGCTGTCAATTAATGACCGCCGTCAATGGATTCAATGGCTCGCTGAGGGGCGAGCTTTTATCTCGAATTGGGGAGAAATTCGCGCTTTCCAAACGGCATTCGCGTAAGGCCGTTGTGCGCGCTCTTGTTCGTTGTCGATTAATGACAAGAATTGGCAAAGAATGTCATTCGGCGGCGCTGAAAACGTTTTCTTCTTTGAATCGAAAAGTTCACGCTTTCAGCGCAGGAGCCCCGATGCCGTGATGCTTCGGGAACTGCGATGGCTCCGAACAAACCACCTCGGCACGCTCGAGGAATTCGTGCCGGTTTCTTGCTACCAGGGCCAGGCGATGCGTGTGCTCATGCCCGTCTCAGCCGCACGCGCATGCAGCAGGCGCGCAACGGTCAGGTCCTGCAGCGCGAGGCCCGTCATGTCGAAGACGGTGATGTCGTCGGCGGCTCGTTCGACAGCCGCCTTGCCGCTCAACAGGTCGCCCAGTTCGACGCATGGCGTGTCGGGTGCCCATTGCGTTTCGCCGATTTGCTGCGCCTGCGTGCGGTCGTCGACGAACAGGCGCACGCGCGGCAGCAGGCCTTCGGGAAGTTCGCGCTTGCCGCGGGTGTCGGCGCCGACGCAGTTCAGGTGCGTGCCGGGTTGCACGGCTTCGAGGTCGAAGAGGGCGCCGCCGCCCGGCGTGGCGGTGATCACGATGTCGCTTCGGGCAACAGCGGCGTTGCGGTCGCTGGCCGGCGCGATGTCGCAGCGACCGGTGAAATGGGCTTCGAATGCCGCATTGCGCTGGCCGTTCGTACTTATATAAAGAACCTCGCGCAGCGATGGCACGAGGCGCAGCGCGAAGTCGAGCTGGATGCGCGCCTGCACGCCGGTGCCGAAGAGGCACAGCCGCGTGCTGTCGGGCCGTGCAAGCTGCTGAAGGCCGAGCCCGCCCGCCGCGCCCGTGCGCACTGTCGTCACCGTGTTGCCGTCGATGACGCACAGCGGCCGGCCGGTCGCGGGGTCGATCAGCAGGATCGTCGCCTGGTGGGGCTCGCCGCCGCGCTGCCGGTT
This is a stretch of genomic DNA from Variovorax paradoxus. It encodes these proteins:
- a CDS encoding threonine synthase, whose amino-acid sequence is MTARERARYVDPRTGRHYDLSERRWRSDDGHPMMVTPLPGISRDDIDSRTRSLWRYRAALPVAIDKPASMGEGCTPLVQKRWGSLEPYFKLEWFNPTCSFKDRGAAVMMSFLRQIGVDAVLEDSSGNGGAAIAAAGAAAGMRVKVLAPSYTPAPKVAQIRAFGAEVQLVPGPREESEYEAVRQSESIFYASHNWHPFFLQGTKTLAYELWEDLGFVAPDNVVIPTGAGSNVLGCWIGFKELLAAGQITKLPRIFVAQPLNCSPIDASFTAGVDTLVDRVVQPTIAEGTAIKRPVRLQEILQALRETNGKTVALTEEQIAAAVRRLAESGLYAEPTSASAAAAIDVLAQRGDIKAGETTVALLTGTGLKSTQFMTELFGGAAAA
- a CDS encoding ornithine cyclodeaminase family protein, producing the protein MTSSPAPSDAQLLLLDKHQVDALLSPDDVLQAVREAFVLHSEREGRVFPVVREPLRTGGVFGIKSGDVQAQGLLGFKAAGFWPANRQRGGEPHQATILLIDPATGRPLCVIDGNTVTTVRTGAAGGLGLQQLARPDSTRLCLFGTGVQARIQLDFALRLVPSLREVLYISTNGQRNAAFEAHFTGRCDIAPASDRNAAVARSDIVITATPGGGALFDLEAVQPGTHLNCVGADTRGKRELPEGLLPRVRLFVDDRTQAQQIGETQWAPDTPCVELGDLLSGKAAVERAADDITVFDMTGLALQDLTVARLLHARAAETGMSTRIAWPW
- a CDS encoding Bug family tripartite tricarboxylate transporter substrate binding protein, whose translation is MPTMQRRAFLAAGSTALLASFRPAWAAYPDKPVKLIVPWAAGGSTDAIARAMAQRMSQTLGSPVIVDNRPGAAGMIGTDAAAKAAPDGYTIAIVELPHAIAPAVTAKLPYDLLRDFTPVTMIGTSPLVFFAGMDDDSKDFKTFLKTAAAKSAPPAIAHSGAGTVSHLAAELLASRTKIRFNMVPYRGSAPALTDVAAGTVAGHFATLASGSSLLGANRIRPLLVTSTQRVTNIPGLQNVPALAENGLKGLEIDQWWAMVAPATTPLDVIEKLRREAIAALDHPSVKERLSVLGVQMKGSTPAELRAFLRSEAERWQKAAHEIGLQPQ
- a CDS encoding helix-turn-helix transcriptional regulator → MKKKSNKQVLEMLRNMAEGLGQTFAPFCEVVVHDLSNPKNAIYAIENSLSGREVGQSVTELGLARIQDPEFPAVIANYANTFPDGRKVKSTSIGIKDDSGEYVAALCLNVDLTLFQSFQAAISQFTKIDDKEVHEHIEAGGNHSDRIHARIDDFAATRATTSRSLKPADRKQLVQELKKAGLLEVRRGAEIAAAHMGVSRATVYSDAK
- a CDS encoding YadA family autotransporter adhesin → MAIGAASKTADSLAALQGTAGYTPFPGAAISGATPAGEVSMGAAGSERRLTNVAAGGAPTDAVNVSQLSTATASLSTSLDTTNSNVASLSTSLIATNNSVASLSTSTSTGLGSVNSRVDSLSTSVLTSLNTATSSISSLSTGVGNLSTSLNTTNSNLGGLSTTVNTINDKGTKYFHTNSTAGDSVASGQKAVAIGPLSVASGTNSFAAGSGAQATGLNAIAIGTGALATGSQAIGANARAGGGGVALGDGADAGGTPLSQAPNISKGTAIGFGAITQQSGGVALGAGSVASTAAGVAGYIPGNTPTEHRTAVKATTSTQAAVSVGDAANGQYRQITGVAAGTADSDATNIAQLKASAATVKASSVQYATNPDGSVNYNQVTLGNGQAPGGTRIGNVAPGVLPTDAVNLNQLNQVQSQVGDVARIAYSGTAMAFAMSGTYLPTLSPGEKTVGVGLGSYKGYSALALTFKALTDDGRISWGAGVSTTGKEWGFNAGVGWKWK